Genomic DNA from Dioscorea cayenensis subsp. rotundata cultivar TDr96_F1 chromosome 1, TDr96_F1_v2_PseudoChromosome.rev07_lg8_w22 25.fasta, whole genome shotgun sequence:
GTTCCCAATACCTGCAGGAGATGAATATCCTGGGATAAGCTGGAATCATCCTGACCTACAGCTTGTCCTTCAAGACGGATCACTTCAAGAAACTGAAACATTGTTTAAAACTTATGAAAATCAATACATATTATCGTATGCAAATTGTATCAATGCGTGATACACAATTTCCACTAAGGAGTGCATTAGAGAGTTTAAACTATTGAATGTCCTGCTATAGTTTCCATGGAATCAAGCAATTCAAAGAAGAAACACCATTACCTAATGAACAATAGATTATACTTCATTTCTATGCAGTGGTACCACCTATGTTTGATGAAAAATGGTATCTATAATTCCTCTAACAAAGGAAACTCTTGATCAGAAAGCAGCACCATACACTACAAATGGTTTACCACAATATTTGCAGCTTTTGCTTTTGAAAAGAACCTATATTTGgtccaacaaaagaaaatgcaaagAAATAGTTCCGTTATAACTTAATAAGAtattcagaaaaataaaatttttaatggaaTGTTTGAAGTCATTTAGATGGAATTAGATCACAGCAAGCACATCGTAAAAATGGCATTGAATTCCAAGAAAAAAGGATgaataaaatatcaacaaaataagCTGGTCTATGTTACTGAGGCCAACAGGCAAATATTAAGGAAAAAAGAGACAGATGTCACAAGAATGATAGTTGCGCACATTAGtggaaaaaaatccaaatgatCTGCCATAAATAAACTCTTTCAAGGATTCATTTAGCCAACCCCACATATATTCGGATTGAGTTTCGCTGGCTGCTACTGTTGTTGTTTGCATACAGAAAAACCACTTAAACAGAATCTAACATACCTCCTCATTCTCGACTGTATGCGCAAGCGGCATAATGATTTGGCTCCCAGAGAATCTAGTGGGCCTTAGTCCAGGGAAAGCACAAGACCCGGCTTTCAGAGATGCAGCAGAATATGCATCAATGTTGTAATCCGCCCACTCTGAACGATGCTCCCTCAAAAAACGAACCAGCAAAGCCGCGGGGACATTCTAGAATGATGAGAGGACAATTCAAACCTTTTTTCACAAAGTTAAAAggataaatatatatgtcataATATTACAACGTCTTTCAGACTTATTTCCCCAGTCACAATTTCAAGATGTGGGCAGAATTGACTCCACTTGCTATAACAGAAGACCAAACAAGATAGTGTAAACAAGCTATCCTAAATTTCCATCTCAGATAAAACTCATGCATAAGTCCTTAGAGCACCAGACCAAATTTGCCCAAATAATGCCGTGAAATATGCAAGGACTTTGATTGCTGTTAAAGTTTAACAATAAGTTAACAATGCCTTGAAAATCTCTCatagaagaaaattgaaaatgatcTATGTGCTATACATGCTAACAACAGTTGATAGACAATGCAAGAGAATATTCAAGACAAAGAACTATATAGCATACCTGAAGCAACATTGATGCCTTTGCGCAGATAACACCTCCAGGGGGCACTGAAAGATCATTAGCAGAACTGGCATGACAGACTTTCTTCGCAGAGTTGGTAGCAATTACTACATCTTCCACACCATCACAGCCCATGGTTgaccaaccatcatcattaaaacCATTGACAGCATCATTAAACCCCCTGGAGTGGTAGAAGTCAGAACAGGCATACCCACCGAGAGAAGATAATAGCAGAAAAATCAAGATGTTCACTTGACAATAAGAAACCAAGTTACCTGCTCAATTTTTGGCTGTAAGTCCGTAAAACAGAAGGCTGCCTTCCCAAGGCATACACCACTTCACCACTCATTTCCTGAGCTATCTGTCTGATGTAGCGTAGAGCCTTCATAatacaattataatttttaatattttagcgCAAGAGAAGTAAATCATGGAAGGACAGAAAAGCACAATGAATAAtacaagacaaaaaaaaattactggaGAAAAGATGTATAGTATTGGTATAGCTCATTTTCAGTTGAACCAAGAAAAATGTGATCATCCAGCAACATACCGAAGTAGTCATTTTTTGAGCCAATACACCTGGTGACTCATAAAGAGGCCGCAGCACTTCAGGCACACTCCATGCCTGACAAGGTTGACAAAGCAATTGAGTCATATGTTTACAATTGAGGAAGTAGGAGCAGAAGATTAGCAATGTAGACAAACCTCAAGATCCAAATGGTCAACAATGTGTACTATCGAACCCCCACCATCACAAGGGCGGATCAAGTAACCACTTGGAAGCATCTCAGCTCTTACAAATTGGTGAGCTGCAGTTGAACTTGGACCACCTCCAGAACCACTCAAGGACCTCTCACAAACCTGAATTAGCATATTTAGCAAATCAAGCTCCTTGGGACTGTGAATGAACTGATGAGCAGCAATTtgacattattaaaaaaaaatgaaataacaaaataacttataattttcaGTCAAGAAGGCTTAATTAATTTCAGGCTTTGTGATATGGCACCAATCAAGTCTAACTGAATCATGACAATAAAGCCTTTAATGTTGTTCGAGACCTCACAGCTACCTGTTTAAATATGCAAAAGCATGGGTACTATCTATTGAACATGACAAGAATGTCACCACTGACATCACAAATAATAAGTTACCAAGAAGCATTTCCAATGGTGTTTCACAAGCGGAAAATACATTTCGAACCATTCAGCTGACAGTAAACCAGAGCATCAAACTGAACAAGTGAGAGCACACAGCATACCACCAGACTGTTGTCTTCCAAAGTTGTGGTATACCTAATGGTCCAAAAGTCTCGAGCAGGTGCTAAAGTTGTGGGAGCATACATCTGAATGTCAACCAACAATCAATCTTTGTGAGCggaaaaaacagagaaaattaagataaaattttgaGTCTACAAAGAGATAAATCTTTAAAAGGTGCTGGCCTGCATGTATATTAGTTCTATTGTGCCTCCATTTCCAGCTGGAAACATGGTGAAGACTTCAAGGCTCCGACAGTCACGAAACCAGGATGGTCGATCTTTGAGGATCTCCGCAATCTGTCAGTGACAGGCATACTGGCATTGAATATTGGTCATGCCACCAGAGAATGTCTATGTGACCATTTAGCACTTGAAGCGAAAGAAGAATCATATAGATGAAATTCGATAATCTCAACCACACCCCACAAGACATTACTCCAGCAAGTAGGACCTAATTTATCACAATGATTCCAATGATTACAAATATACGGTTACCTTTGTAGGCTCTAAATTTACTAGACCACATGCTCGTGCCGCCACTCCAGTGCAACTGTGTGAAATGGCAACAATCCCAATGGAATCCGGACCAGGCTGTATTTAAGGAAAACAGAAGAATGAATGACAGATTTATTTATTAGCACAACACATGGGTTTGGAACAATCAAATAGAAACTCTGTTATTGATTGAAACCAGTATGACCACGaaggcattttatttttattaatcttatttttataaagaagACAGTTCCATTTGTTTCTCTGACCTTCATCCCAGGCATCTGGACCCAATCGACTGCAGTTCCTGTTGCCTTTGAAAGGTACTCTTGCAAGGTCTCCTCGGCAATGGAGAGAAGCCTACAAGCAATGGTTAACAGAACAAAATTGTGAATAAAGTTTTTCGTCAGCATTATAACTTATCTTCAAATGCTAGAGATGGAGCATTCAGTTTACCCTGCAGGATTACTCGCATCCCTTAAAGGATTTTGAGGAGTGGTCACAACAGATTCACAGCTAGTGTCATTAGCCAGTGAAacctaaaacaaaagaaatttcaaagaataagaaaaggaaacaatccctcaaggggaaaaaaaaaacccttctgAAGTGGCGACATTAGCGGGTTCTATTTTATCATACATGCATCAAGTTAGGAGATATTTTACTcgtgaaaaaaatttccaataAGCTGCATGCATGTAAACTGTGGTCATGGCAGACAAACCATAATCAACTCCACCTCTGTATCACGCCATTTAAGTGGGTAAGCCAAAAATAACGGGTGGGGTTCTTCATTATCTTTGTTGATTCTGTGTCAAAAGAGATTAACTACTATGGCAATTTAGCATGCTCAAAATTCTGTCAGATTCCTTAATCGCAGTTTGGATTGCAGTGACTGCTCATGCTGTAAATGGGAACATAAAGTGATAAGAACACATTTCTTAAAGCCTGCTCTTCAAGTTAACAAAACATGTGAGCTCGTGAAGTGTGAGATAAACAATGCCCATTCAGTCTATGATCTATTCCACTTAGTGAAAGGTTATCAGATGAACAGGACTTACCTTTTGCAGTTGTTGTCGCATGTATGCATTCTCATGAACCAGTTGGGACACCTGTTTCTGAAGGCGCTCATTTTCCTCCATCAAGAGTTTATTCATAGCAGTCAACTTCCTGTTGACTGCCTGAAGCCTTGAAGACTCTTTCCTCTGCTTCTCCCGGCACCTGAAAAGAAAATTGCAATGGCTCATCTTTGTTCCTTATCCATAGTCAATATCCAACATATGACCTATGCAAggtcataaattaaaaaacaaaacgtTGGAGAAAGCAcacaaaataacttaaaagaatGCAGATGATTGTAATGAGGGCATAAATACACCGAATGAAGTTCAACCAGGGATCTATATCATGACCGTAACATGAACAATAATAATTGAGAGACGGGACATAATTGAGAGACGGAACAAGGACACGccccaaattaaaaacaaagccTTAACCCAAACGGAGGAGTTAATTGGAAAATTGGAAAGATAGGAATTCATCTTTCAAGTAACACAGAAGCAAGTACACAATCATCTATTATTGAAGTAACCGTGCATTTCTCATGGTATGATTTATACGCAAATGATgggctttcaaataaaaattaacgaTAATAATGGAATTAAGGTGAGGGAAAGGAAtctttaaaatgaatgatttagaaTCCAGAACAAATTCAGGAAGCACAAACCTTCGGTTCTGAAACCAGACTTTGATCTGCTTGGGTTCGATATTAGAAAGGATGGGGCACTCTCGGATCAGCTGCTGGCGGCGGATGGAACTTGGCTTGGGGCACTCGGCATACACTCGCTCCAGAGCCTCCACCTGCTCGGCCGTGTACCGGACATACTTGCCACTATCCAGCTGCTTGTCCAAGCTACTCCCACTTCCACCACTGCGCATAGCCACAGCCATAGCCATGTTTTCTTCTGCTGCTTCTTACTCTTTCTCTCAAAAACAAATACGAAACCAAGAAGGGGAAAATAAAAACGCTCAAAATTGCAAAGAGAGAAAAGCAATGGAAGCCAAGGACAGCTTCTAGTCCTGTTTTGAAGCACTCTTCTTTTCCAATCtgctatcttttcttttcctttgtttctttttctcttctaagCTTAAGGATTCTCTAGGAAACTACGCTCCTTTGCGGGAATAAGGGCAAAAGAGACTCAGAGGAGGGAGAGATTCTTAAGGAAAGGGAGGAGAAGGGAAGCTTGTTAAAGGTGTTCGTCTATAACTTCACAATCAGCGTTGGAACGCAAATACAAATATGGCACAACaagtaaaaattagaaaaaggagggaaaagggaaaaaaagggcaAGTCTTGAAGCCAAGAAAAAACACACCAGACCAAGAAGAAACCTCTCAAGCTCTCACCTTTATCACCCAAAACTACTTCCAGAGCTCGAATCACCCACGAAATCCCCAAAACCTATATCGATCCAGGCCAAAACAAGCCCCTCCATCTATGACCCACTCCCAGCTCATCCAAAACCCCCATCTTTGTTCCTCTTTAcaggaaaacaaaacaaagaagtaaaaaaaatagaaaagaaagagaaagtgaTGATGAGGAAACCAAGAAAGAACACAATCGGTTGAATCAGGCGTTACAGCGGATCTCTTGTTGGAGAGAGCCCCTCCTGACCTCCATAAATCAACGGAACAGACAgatatggaataaaaaaaaacgagCAATAGAGTAAGAAAGAGATGACACTGCGGTTGAATGAAAAAGCAAATGAAGGAGCAGAAGAAGAAAGCTGAGGAATTGATGAGAGTATTGTTTCTTTCTTCCAGGAAGAGGTGAGATTTGAGAGTTGAGAGTTGAGAGTTGAGAGAGctgatggggatggggatggggatggggatggggaggTCACAGTCAAGAGTCACAGTGATGGTGGCAGTCCACGGCCCTCACGGTTTCCGCAGTTCAACTACACAAAAAGACCACCAAACAACATTTGGGCAGCCCTGGGAAAATTATAGCACTCGAGAATCCCGAGGACAACAATAtagatgtatttatatatatatatatattatttattattaatatactgctccaaaatagaaaaaaaaaaggatatttattatttatgacaGTAATGGTTCTTCAAGAGAAAATGTTGGTGTATGTgttagtatttattatatatatttatttatttatcgcTTTTATATTAAATGGAGCAGAGGATGGATTCCGTGATCTGTGTaccttgtttttttaaagaaaacattaacaaaaaaaataaggaactGAAAAATCGAAATGGTGTTTATAAGAAAAAGATTGGAGTTGCTGTGTCCgtgcggtggtggtggtggtggtggtggtgctgtGCTGTGCTGTGCTGTGTGAATAAGTGTGTTGGAGTTGGACCCGAAAATCGAAGATACcatacaaacacacacacagagaggagaaagagaaagagaccAACAACACCACACACAAAAGCGGAAAGTATTAAATGACTTTGTCCCGAGCTTCGGGACTAAAGGACGCCTCCGAAGCATTTTGGGGGAAAACGTTCCCCAAACACTAACCATTATCcacctcctttttctttttttttttaacaattgaaatactgattatttatatatattttttttaaaaaaaaatattttataactttttttaaaacattttttttattctattaacccaaaaaaacaaatgattcaaacatcaactttaaaaatttaaatatattgaaaataatattttcgtGTGTGCACGTTGGTtcacattttaaaatatatatatatatatatataattaaaaaacatatctCTGTTAACAGTTGAAGATCAACATAGTACGAAGTAAAACAATACAGTACTATTTCACTGTGCagtatagatatagatatagatatagatatatatatatatatacgtacagacagatagagatagagatagagatagagatagagagagagagtaaaaaAAGGAGGAGGAGTGGAAGGAGGGAGGTGGGGGCCTGATGGTGGTGGCGCCGGGCAGAGTCACGCTTGAAACGGGAAAGCTGGTGGCGCTGGCAACGCAAAAGTGGAAGGCTTTTTGAGTCACAAGAGTCTGAGAGAAGTCTGTCGGAAATGCTTAACTGAGTGCTGATCGAGTGCTCTCTCCAGGACCACCACATATCCCACACATTCTCATCTatctcatctcatctcatctcatcttactatttattgttttaattgttaaatattaatcccctcaattattattatattattatttaatattaattaagtattatattagtagaaacaaaacaacaacaacaccaacaccaacagAGACGTCGACACACatgattaaacaaaacaaagggCAGTGATGACATGATTACCAACCATGTCCACACTCCTGATCTTATCAGAATGAgttaacatttatttttattttcttttatttttaaatataacgAATTTCAatccttttgtttgttttcttctctctaCTACTTTTTTTGATGGTGATCGATGTGCTTTGATTGatatgtgtgtttatatatataaatatatatatatatataatccttgaCATGGATGTTGTGGTGCCCTGAGATTGTCACTGTTTGAGAGTATTTTGTTAGTCCTGTTGTTTGTGAGTGGCGCCGGATTGGCCTTATTTATCAGTCATTGCCTTTGAGTAAAATAACAGGAAGAGGGTTCAACCAGCTCTTTCTTGCTTGCTTCGTCATcactcatcatttttttattattaatatatatatatattccttgcAGTTGCATGTTTGTGTGCTGGCTGGCTAATTAGTAACTAGAACGATTGCACTACATATCGATCCCTAGCTCATctcccattattattatttttatttttatttttttcttcaggtGAAAATGAAACATTATGAATTGGCATCATTAAGGTTTTAATTTGTTCTATGTTAATATATAGCTTCTACCTACTTTTATATGTATGTCTGTGCATCCAAAAGTAATATGGCAGACCAACCAAGGGAGAAGGtcaaatattcttataatatAAAGGAAAAAACTAAAGAAGTGAATTTTGGAAAAACAGTGAAAGAGGTGCATATCTATCTATCATGAGTACtgttttgtatgttgtataTTGGGCAAAGCTTTGTTTTTCCGAAAACGATCAGCGGGAAAAAGCAAATGACTTTTATAATTATCATGACAATCATATCAAGGTTCATGATCATAATATGCATGCAAGTtgcaactaattaaaaaaatgataataaatgacTAAGCCACTTAATTAATTTTGGAGCATGCCCAATTAATTTAATCAGTTTCAATCAGTGAAATTTAATCCTTAATTAAAACGAGTAACTAGCTAGCCTTTCAAATTAACGTCCCAcaccttttttatattttatattttcttctcttgttttaatatataatttttgttttttttaaaaaaatatatatatacaaaggcTTTGCTTGCAAGCCTTCTCTTTCCCAGTCCTGGTGTCCTGCCTTTGTTTTTATAGGACGACCCCTGATCTCCCatttgcttttgctttttatACATGCGATGCGATACATATTggcaagaaagaaagaaagaagcaagCAAAGTGGAGAAGAAGCGCTAGCTAGCTTGTTATTATATATCTTCTTCTttactctttcttttcttctgaaTCTGATGgttactgttgttgttgttgttgttgttgttgctgctgctgctgcgtGCTGGTTCTTGTTCGCTTTAATTTCTCTTTCATGAAGGAATGACCGAGACCAACCTCCCTTAGCTatctttaatttctttcaaGTTTCAACTCTCAAACTGGCGGGGCCCCTACAAATCCAATCCTGGGACCTCTCAGTGTCTTCGGTTGCGTGAACGGGTGGGCTTCGACGCGTGTGTCTCACAAGGACCCACCTCCCACTCATCTCTAGACCACCCCACCCCCAGCCCCATCCCAGCCCTACTACTAGCAGCTCTCTGTTTCAGCAAACTGGCCGGTACAAGTACTACATACACTACTGCTCATCTCACTACAGCATATATGCAGcaatagcagcagcagcagcagcagcagcagcagcagcttaAGCGTGCTGGATTTACCACCCACGCACACAAGTCTTATTATTACCGCGCGTGATTAATTGGTCATAATTATGTGTAAAAAGTAAATTCCATGTTTACTAATTAATAATTTGGAGCTTAAACAAGTGATGTGAGACCTTTACCCATGGGCCATGCATAGTGCATTGCTCGTACAACTTCAgttttgtggtttttattttttaaaggtcatgtattatatatatatatatacataaatgttgttgttgttcgtCATGGCAGTTGGCACGCACTTATCTGTCTGGAGCTTCTTCCGCCTTTGATTGCTCAACACCCTTGGCCTTGTCCACCCAAAAAGGCACATGCATGCCCACTTTTGAGTTCCTGCCCTTGCGCAAATATAATGGTGCATGCATGATATCATGCATGCCCATTCTACTTCCAACActgtgtaatatttttataatgtactATCATGCATTGTCATCATCGgtttaatgaatatatatatatattattattccaCTAATCTAAAGTTCTAAACGGGTTCAGTTTGAAAGGAAAGAAGCTTACTtagctttttttctttcttttttttaaatttggtaattagtaaattaattaatggggATGAGCTGGAAATGGAAAAAGATGGCTTATCTTGGATTGGCATTGGTTGGTGTGATGCTTACCAATGTTGGCTCACAAACGCATCATCTTCCTCCTCATCCTGGGCCTTGGGGACATTGACACGAGACGCAATGCCAAAAGCTTTCTAaaatgctctctctctcttatgcatctttctcttctcttgtcCCGGCCTAACTGCTTGATTTCAACAACCCACCTAAACCACCACCACTCAGCCACTTGCCTCCCTCCAATCTAGTTCTAGTCTTTAAGACTTTTGCGTATCACGAGTgagttgattaattaattaattaattattactcaATTAATCAATCCTCACAAGCAAAATCAAACTTCAAACATGTTTCGTTctcattcattatttatttatgttatataaTTAAACACCATTGATTACAAACAGAGCCAGTGTTGAGTCTGATGGGCTGGCTGTTAATGGATCAGGGCCAAACATTGAAAAGAAGGCCCATCTCTCCCTTTACGAAACAAGACCAGAAGCTTCTCAATAATcgtcaatcaatcaatcaatcaccttcttcttctccttcttcctgtttacccaaaaaaaattattattaaaccaAAAAAGTTGAATTGAAAATTAAGAAGATCGCATGATGGCAGCCGGAGGGCTTCATCGCTCTTCGAGTACCCCGATGAGGAATTCCCTTCCTCCCCAAGAGCTCCTTGACGATCTCTGCAGGTTTTCCCCTTGTTCTTCCTTCATCTCTGCGATTTTTCTTTTGCTCTAATTCACTGTTTACATATTCGTTATTTCATTGGGGTCTTAGATTATCTAGTCTAATGATCGAAAGATGACCTAATGATCTTTCTGTGATTTTCATTCTACCACTCGCTCGTTTGGAAACTGAAAAAttgttctttttggaatacGCACACATCTTTGGAAAAGAAGTAGCTTTCTCACAGGAACTAGCAGCAATTACTTATTTCAGATTTTTAacagcatttttttttctaaaaagttTCGGTTACTTGAGTGTTGCCAACATTTGTTTGTGTCTAAGCGCAAAGTCTATCCATAGCTATTTGCTTCACATCATATTTGTATCAGGCTCATTCTTGTTCTAACGATTAGCTTTTGGCAGACCAAGTAACTCACCATCCTGTTTTGTTCTGAGCATTTGTTATTGCTCCATTGTATAACCTACATAAGTTACAAATTATGTCCTTTCTAGATCTGATATGGTTCAATGCTCTTATACTTATTATTAACCGTCTGGGCAGTTAGCcttagttgattttgcacttatTAATATTCTTCATCTTATGCAGCCGCTTCGTTTTGAATGTCCCAAAAGAAGATTTGGAGTCATTTGAAAGGATTCTGTTTCTTCTTGAGCAAGCACATTGGTTTTATGAGGACAATTCAGTCGAGCAGAACCCATCTCTCAAATCCCTCTCTTTTAAGGAGTTTACATCTCTGAGTATCCTTAACTACCTTTAAACTACATTCTGTAGAGAGCTTGAAGCATTTATCTTTTGCTATTTGGTTCATTTGGAAAAAAGATTTCAGTTTTCTGGCCTCTATGTTCCTGATATATGCAGATGACACCTAAACTGTAAATGGCTTCTATTCTTATTCCAGTATTTTTGGAGTAAATCCTCTTGACATGCGTTATTCATAGAATTAAATGTATCAAAACTTTGCTGCTGGACTTTTTTGCTTAATAATACTTTCtcaatattaaatttttctttttattctggAGTTGCTTTGTTTCCTTGATTCATTATAGTGTTTAATAGCTGTGCTGCTCTGAGGCCATACATTGCACATATAGATGACATATACAAAGATTTCACTTCTTACAAGTTTCGAGTTCCAGTAACTGGAGCTATTATATTGGATGAATCCTATGAAAGGGTAAGTTTTCTTCCTTGTAAAAAGCCATTATTATAAGCTTTCTGCTGATATCTGGACTGTAAATCTTTCTTATGGTCTGTTGCTGATTTTTTTATAGCAAATAGATAGTTTGTGCATGCCTCATTTATCTTCTTGTCAGAAATATTGATATTTCTACCCACTGCAGTGTCTGCTTGTAAAAGGTTGGAAGGCAGGATCAAGCTGGAGTTTTCCTCGTGGCAAGAAGAGCAAAGATGAGGAAGATCACACTTGTGCTGTCCGAGAGGTGCTTAATTA
This window encodes:
- the LOC120265083 gene encoding homeobox-leucine zipper protein HOX9, with amino-acid sequence MAMAVAMRSGGSGSSLDKQLDSGKYVRYTAEQVEALERVYAECPKPSSIRRQQLIRECPILSNIEPKQIKVWFQNRRCREKQRKESSRLQAVNRKLTAMNKLLMEENERLQKQVSQLVHENAYMRQQLQKVSLANDTSCESVVTTPQNPLRDASNPAGLLSIAEETLQEYLSKATGTAVDWVQMPGMKPGPDSIGIVAISHSCTGVAARACGLVNLEPTKIAEILKDRPSWFRDCRSLEVFTMFPAGNGGTIELIYMQMYAPTTLAPARDFWTIRYTTTLEDNSLVVCERSLSGSGGGPSSTAAHQFVRAEMLPSGYLIRPCDGGGSIVHIVDHLDLEAWSVPEVLRPLYESPGVLAQKMTTSALRYIRQIAQEMSGEVVYALGRQPSVLRTYSQKLSRGFNDAVNGFNDDGWSTMGCDGVEDVVIATNSAKKVCHASSANDLSVPPGGVICAKASMLLQNVPAALLVRFLREHRSEWADYNIDAYSAASLKAGSCAFPGLRPTRFSGSQIIMPLAHTVENEEFLEVIRLEGQAVGQDDSSLSQDIHLLQLCSGVDENAVGACYQLIFAPIDELFPDDAPILPSGFRVIPLEAKTDNLSANRTLDLASSLDVGSASNQLCGDTSNTPSSRSVLTIAFQFPYEVHLLDSVAVMARQYVRSIVSAVQRVSLAISPSQHGLNMGRSLSLGSPEAHTLSTWICQSYTYHVGAELLRTNCENGESLLKMLWHHQDAILCCSLKTQPVFTFANQAGLDMLETTLVALQDITLDRIFDEGGRKAFCSDFAKLMHQGYCHLQSGVCLSGMGRHVSYEQAVAWKVLDEASNVYCLAFSFINWSFV